One genomic window of Sphingopyxis sp. OPL5 includes the following:
- a CDS encoding N-acyl-D-amino-acid deacylase family protein, with product MHDLVIRGGTVVDGTGGDAFVADIAIDGDRIVAVGENLGKGREEIDAAGKVVTPGFVDVHTHYDGQATWDAEMAPSSWHGVTTVVMGNCGVGFAPAKPDRHEWLISLMEGVEDIPGTALAEGMSWDWETFPEYMDALEKLPRTVDVACHVPHGAVRAYVLGDREKPGAIPTEADIAEMSRIVEEGVRAGALGFSTSRTVLHKSIDGELVPGTTATAEELVAIGRAMGRVGYGVFEMASDMKREWNEFQWMGDLSRETGLPVTFAALQSIAKELPLEEQIEEMRKQNATGANIVAQIALRGNGVIMAWQGTVHPFRFKPAWNEIIDLPWEQQLAHLKDPAFRTRMTQEANIWPESDILDFLKVVAEGWPVHFEMDPDFNYEPRMDESIAHRAAAAGVTPSEYAYDLLMKDDGKGFIYFPILNYRDGNLNFLEDLQAAGDTVNSLSDGGAHCGTICDAASPTFMLQHWVRDRNGNRIGLEHAIKRQCRDTAVLYGLEDRGVLAPGYLADLNIIDMDAIKLGKPWLAFDLPAGGKRLLQKADGYVATIKSGEVTFRDGAMQGPTPGGVIRGPQRVELAMAAE from the coding sequence ATGCATGATCTGGTGATTCGCGGCGGCACCGTCGTCGATGGAACGGGCGGCGACGCCTTTGTCGCGGACATCGCGATCGACGGCGACCGGATCGTCGCGGTGGGCGAGAATCTGGGCAAGGGGCGCGAGGAAATCGACGCCGCCGGCAAGGTCGTCACCCCGGGCTTCGTCGATGTTCACACCCATTATGACGGGCAGGCGACCTGGGACGCCGAAATGGCGCCGTCGAGCTGGCACGGCGTCACCACGGTCGTGATGGGCAATTGCGGCGTCGGCTTCGCCCCCGCCAAGCCCGACCGCCACGAATGGCTGATCTCGCTGATGGAAGGCGTCGAGGATATTCCGGGCACCGCGCTCGCCGAAGGCATGTCGTGGGATTGGGAGACCTTCCCCGAATATATGGACGCGCTCGAAAAGCTGCCGCGCACCGTCGACGTCGCGTGCCACGTTCCGCACGGCGCGGTGCGCGCCTATGTGCTCGGCGACCGCGAAAAGCCCGGCGCGATCCCGACCGAGGCGGACATCGCCGAAATGTCGCGGATCGTCGAGGAAGGCGTGCGCGCCGGCGCGCTCGGCTTTTCGACCAGCCGCACCGTGCTCCACAAGTCGATCGACGGCGAACTCGTCCCTGGCACCACCGCGACGGCCGAGGAACTGGTCGCGATCGGCCGCGCGATGGGGCGCGTCGGGTATGGCGTGTTCGAGATGGCGAGCGACATGAAGCGCGAGTGGAACGAGTTTCAGTGGATGGGCGACCTCAGCCGCGAAACCGGGTTGCCGGTGACCTTCGCCGCGCTCCAGTCGATCGCCAAGGAACTGCCGCTCGAGGAGCAGATCGAGGAGATGCGCAAGCAGAACGCGACCGGCGCGAACATCGTCGCGCAGATCGCGCTGCGCGGCAATGGCGTCATCATGGCGTGGCAGGGTACCGTGCATCCGTTCCGCTTCAAGCCGGCGTGGAACGAAATCATCGACCTGCCGTGGGAGCAGCAGCTCGCGCATCTGAAGGACCCCGCGTTCCGCACCCGCATGACGCAGGAAGCCAATATCTGGCCCGAAAGCGATATCCTCGACTTTCTGAAGGTCGTCGCCGAGGGCTGGCCGGTCCATTTCGAGATGGACCCCGATTTCAACTATGAGCCGCGGATGGACGAAAGCATCGCGCATCGCGCTGCTGCGGCGGGCGTGACGCCGTCCGAATATGCCTATGACCTGCTGATGAAGGACGATGGCAAGGGCTTCATCTATTTCCCGATTTTGAACTACCGTGACGGCAACCTCAATTTTCTCGAGGACCTGCAGGCGGCCGGCGACACGGTGAACAGCCTGTCCGATGGCGGCGCGCATTGCGGGACGATCTGCGACGCGGCGTCGCCGACCTTCATGCTCCAGCATTGGGTGCGCGACCGCAACGGCAACCGCATCGGGCTGGAACATGCGATCAAGCGTCAGTGCCGCGACACCGCGGTGCTGTACGGGCTGGAGGATCGCGGGGTGCTCGCGCCGGGCTATCTCGCCGACCTCAACATCATCGACATGGACGCGATCAAGCTGGGCAAGCCCTGGCTTGCTTTCGACCTGCCCGCGGGCGGCAAGCGCCTGCTGCAAAAGGCCGACGGCTATGTCGCGACGATCAAGTCGGGCGAAGTGACCTTCCGCGACGGCGCGATGCAGGGGCCGACCCCTGGCGGCGTGATCCGCGGACCGCAGCGCGTCGAACTGGCGATGGCCGCCGAATGA
- a CDS encoding sterol desaturase family protein, whose protein sequence is MEQIFAREVMAWAPFSMAGAFVADACAEALFGTRDDAGAGLRRPATNLLLGILGLLLAALVPVSLIAFAAWAGREGTAPLPLPSAPLALALLVTVLLRSLSAYWAHRASHRIGWLWRLHRVHHSDTGVDATTGFRHHPVEQFVSFLCALPAIWLFALPPTAVAIAELVLLVAGIAEHANIRAEGRVWRAATWLFATPAVHLIHHSSRQVQTDSNYGSLFTVWDRLFGTWRDPHVERVETLGLGPTHDRDADRWDRQLLSPFLRDVPPG, encoded by the coding sequence ATGGAGCAGATATTCGCACGGGAGGTGATGGCGTGGGCGCCCTTTTCGATGGCCGGCGCTTTCGTTGCGGATGCCTGCGCCGAGGCGCTGTTCGGCACGCGCGACGATGCGGGGGCGGGGTTGCGGCGCCCGGCGACCAATTTGCTGCTCGGTATCCTCGGCCTGTTGCTCGCCGCGCTCGTGCCGGTCAGCCTGATCGCCTTTGCCGCATGGGCCGGACGGGAAGGGACGGCGCCCCTGCCGCTACCGTCCGCGCCGCTCGCGCTCGCGCTGCTTGTGACGGTGTTGCTGCGCAGCCTGTCGGCCTATTGGGCGCACCGCGCCTCGCACCGCATCGGCTGGCTGTGGCGGCTGCATCGCGTCCATCACAGCGACACCGGGGTCGATGCGACGACGGGGTTCCGCCATCATCCGGTCGAGCAGTTCGTGTCGTTCCTGTGCGCGCTGCCGGCGATCTGGCTGTTCGCGCTGCCGCCGACGGCGGTCGCGATCGCTGAACTCGTGCTTCTCGTCGCGGGTATCGCCGAGCACGCCAATATTCGTGCCGAGGGGCGTGTCTGGCGCGCCGCCACCTGGCTGTTCGCGACCCCCGCTGTCCACCTGATCCATCACAGCAGTCGGCAAGTGCAGACCGACAGCAATTATGGCTCGCTCTTTACCGTCTGGGATCGCCTCTTCGGCACCTGGCGCGATCCCCATGTCGAACGCGTCGAGACGCTGGGACTGGGACCCACGCATGATCGCGATGCCGACCGCTGGGACCGGCAGCTGCTTTCACCCTTCCTTCGCGATGTGCCGCCCGGCTGA
- a CDS encoding acyl-CoA dehydrogenase family protein, which translates to MDFAVPADLQAYLDELDAFIEAEIKPLELADDNIRFFDHRREHARTDWDNQGLPRHDWEQLLKAATRKADAAGHWRFSAPKKYGGKDGSNLWMAVIREHFAAKGLGLHNDLQNEHSIVGNFPFVQMFEQFATSEEQKQEFILGGFEGKRRTAFGLTEPDHGSDATHMETRAVRETRDGVEGWLINGRKMWITGMHVATHCATFCRTDGEDGDAKGISCLLVPTGTPGMTVDEYMWTFNMPTDHPRMTFTDVWVPDSARLGPVGGGLSIAQSFVHQNRIRQAASSLGAAVFCIEESVRYARERKPFGEALAKNQAIQFPLVELATQAEMLRLLIRKTAWDMDNMPHKEIERNLSDKVSMCNYWANRLCCEAADRAMQVHGGIGYSRHKPFEHIYRHHRRYRITEGAEEIQMRKVGAYLFGYLGPRRETLGKI; encoded by the coding sequence ATGGATTTTGCCGTACCGGCCGATTTGCAGGCCTATCTGGACGAACTCGACGCCTTCATCGAGGCCGAGATCAAGCCGCTCGAACTCGCCGACGACAATATCCGTTTCTTCGACCATCGCCGTGAACATGCGCGCACCGACTGGGACAATCAGGGCCTGCCGCGCCACGACTGGGAACAATTGCTGAAGGCGGCCACGCGCAAGGCCGATGCCGCGGGCCACTGGCGCTTTTCGGCGCCGAAGAAGTACGGCGGCAAGGACGGGTCGAACCTGTGGATGGCGGTGATCCGCGAGCATTTCGCCGCGAAGGGCCTCGGTCTCCACAACGACCTGCAGAACGAGCACAGCATCGTCGGCAATTTCCCCTTCGTCCAGATGTTCGAGCAATTCGCGACGAGCGAGGAGCAGAAGCAGGAGTTCATCCTCGGCGGGTTCGAAGGCAAGCGCCGCACTGCCTTCGGCCTGACCGAACCCGATCACGGGTCGGACGCGACGCATATGGAAACCCGCGCGGTGCGCGAGACCCGCGACGGGGTCGAGGGCTGGCTGATCAACGGGCGCAAGATGTGGATCACCGGCATGCATGTCGCAACCCACTGCGCGACCTTCTGCCGCACCGACGGTGAGGACGGCGACGCGAAAGGCATCTCCTGCCTGCTGGTGCCCACCGGCACCCCGGGGATGACGGTCGATGAATATATGTGGACCTTCAACATGCCGACCGACCACCCGCGCATGACCTTCACCGATGTGTGGGTCCCCGACAGCGCGCGGCTCGGCCCCGTCGGCGGCGGGCTGTCGATCGCGCAGAGCTTCGTCCACCAGAACCGTATCCGGCAGGCAGCATCGTCGCTGGGTGCGGCGGTCTTCTGCATCGAGGAAAGCGTGCGCTACGCGCGCGAGCGCAAGCCGTTCGGCGAGGCGCTGGCGAAGAACCAGGCGATCCAGTTCCCGCTCGTCGAACTGGCGACGCAGGCCGAAATGCTGCGCCTGCTGATCCGCAAGACCGCGTGGGACATGGACAATATGCCGCACAAGGAAATCGAGCGGAACCTGTCCGACAAAGTCAGCATGTGCAATTACTGGGCGAACCGCCTGTGCTGCGAAGCCGCCGACCGCGCGATGCAGGTGCATGGCGGCATCGGCTATTCGCGCCACAAACCGTTCGAGCATATCTATCGCCACCACCGCCGCTACCGGATCACCGAGGGCGCCGAGGAAATCCAGATGCGCAAGGTCGGCGCCTATCTGTTCGGCTATCTCGGACCGCGCCGGGAAACGCTGGGCAAAATCTGA
- a CDS encoding class I SAM-dependent methyltransferase, with product MNRKLAAPFALALLLAGCTADGAAPPPTANYAAALADPARPATDRERDAARKPAELLAFAQIAPGEAVGDYVMGGGYVTRLLAAAVGPEGKVYAFQPAEFIAFKKQYGDDQAAVDAAYANVDAVGGAFAAPAFPVPLDTIITVQNFHDLYLKPFPEGTGARASAALFAALKPGGTLVVVDHSAADGSGTTLSDSLHRIDQAAVVEALTRAGFRLDATSDIYKRPEDPRTTNVFDPAIRGKTDQFALRFRKPK from the coding sequence ATGAACCGCAAGCTCGCCGCCCCCTTCGCCCTCGCCCTGCTGCTCGCGGGATGCACCGCCGACGGCGCCGCGCCGCCGCCCACCGCCAATTATGCCGCGGCGCTTGCCGACCCCGCCCGCCCCGCGACCGATCGCGAGCGCGACGCGGCGCGCAAACCCGCCGAACTGCTTGCCTTCGCCCAGATCGCGCCGGGCGAGGCGGTCGGCGACTATGTGATGGGCGGCGGGTATGTCACGCGACTGCTCGCCGCCGCGGTCGGCCCCGAGGGCAAGGTCTATGCCTTCCAGCCCGCCGAATTCATCGCCTTCAAGAAACAGTATGGCGACGATCAGGCGGCGGTCGACGCCGCCTATGCCAATGTCGACGCGGTCGGCGGGGCGTTCGCCGCGCCCGCCTTTCCGGTGCCGCTCGACACGATCATCACGGTGCAGAATTTCCACGACCTCTACCTCAAACCCTTCCCCGAAGGGACCGGTGCCAGGGCGAGCGCGGCGCTGTTCGCGGCGCTCAAGCCGGGCGGGACGCTCGTCGTCGTCGATCACAGCGCCGCCGACGGCAGCGGCACGACCTTGTCCGACAGCCTGCACCGGATCGACCAGGCCGCGGTGGTCGAAGCATTGACCCGGGCGGGTTTCAGGCTTGATGCGACGAGCGACATCTATAAACGCCCCGAGGATCCGCGCACCACGAACGTCTTCGACCCCGCCATTCGCGGCAAGACCGACCAGTTCGCGCTACGCTTCCGCAAACCGAAATAG
- a CDS encoding cupin domain-containing protein gives MAEADRKPEAAPFRVYRGIDAPDLNETEKMTLAGLTPIVEAGIGRWVAAGVGEGNVTKVLFALPHMSLTYAWFKSGFALPLHSHDADCLYYIIAGSLKLGTEELGAGDGFFVGRDVPYTYKPGPEGVEVLEFRTVDAFDMKFQGRTEAYWDKVVAGMDAARPNWSAEKPPSQH, from the coding sequence ATGGCCGAGGCCGATCGCAAGCCGGAAGCAGCGCCGTTCCGCGTATATCGGGGCATCGATGCCCCCGACCTCAATGAGACCGAAAAGATGACGCTCGCGGGGCTGACCCCGATCGTCGAGGCGGGCATCGGCCGCTGGGTCGCGGCCGGGGTGGGCGAGGGCAATGTCACCAAGGTGCTGTTCGCGCTGCCGCACATGAGCCTGACCTATGCCTGGTTCAAAAGCGGCTTCGCGCTGCCGCTGCACAGCCACGACGCCGACTGCCTCTATTATATCATCGCCGGATCGCTCAAACTCGGGACCGAGGAGCTGGGCGCGGGCGACGGCTTCTTCGTCGGGCGCGACGTCCCCTATACCTACAAGCCCGGACCCGAGGGGGTCGAGGTGCTCGAGTTCCGCACCGTCGATGCGTTCGACATGAAATTCCAGGGGCGGACCGAGGCCTATTGGGACAAGGTCGTCGCGGGCATGGATGCGGCGCGGCCGAACTGGAGCGCCGAAAAGCCGCCGTCGCAGCACTGA
- a CDS encoding TIGR04222 domain-containing membrane protein: MNPLDWDPLAFIGIYFLLLMIVGPVAWLLPRLLRPAGRVQRLRYPDSLAYLAGREARFADTVATRAVASGAIAVEGKIFRTADGAASSGAERAILALRSPFGWDHIVAALQPEAVALRRRLESAGLLLDPDEHRRLRLLAIAPYAVLLLFGAIRLLADIARGGPLFVLSLLMLLTLIPLAIRWRFVSDQTRAGRAAVKDARREHQRLRRAPTRRESDLAVALFGTGVLAGSELAAFYALRNPHNSPEGSNSSGSCGSSCGGDSGCGSGCGGGGD, translated from the coding sequence ATGAATCCGCTCGATTGGGACCCGCTGGCCTTTATCGGCATATATTTCCTGTTGTTGATGATCGTCGGACCGGTCGCCTGGCTGCTGCCGCGGCTGCTTCGTCCTGCGGGCCGGGTGCAGCGACTGCGCTACCCCGACAGCCTCGCCTATCTTGCCGGCCGCGAGGCGCGCTTTGCCGACACCGTCGCGACGCGCGCCGTCGCGTCGGGTGCGATCGCGGTCGAGGGCAAGATTTTCCGCACGGCGGACGGGGCGGCGTCCTCGGGCGCCGAGCGCGCGATCCTCGCGCTGCGCTCGCCGTTCGGCTGGGACCATATCGTTGCGGCGTTGCAGCCCGAAGCGGTCGCCCTGCGTCGCCGGCTCGAATCCGCAGGCCTGCTGCTCGATCCCGACGAGCACCGTCGCCTGCGGCTGCTGGCGATCGCGCCCTATGCGGTGCTGTTGCTGTTCGGCGCGATCCGACTGCTCGCCGACATCGCGCGGGGCGGCCCGCTTTTCGTGCTGTCGCTGCTGATGCTGCTGACGCTGATCCCGCTGGCGATCCGCTGGCGCTTCGTCAGCGACCAGACGCGCGCCGGCCGCGCGGCGGTCAAGGACGCGCGCCGCGAGCATCAACGGCTGCGGCGCGCACCGACGCGGCGCGAAAGCGACCTCGCCGTCGCGCTGTTCGGCACCGGTGTCCTCGCCGGATCGGAACTTGCCGCCTTCTACGCGCTGCGCAACCCGCACAACTCGCCCGAGGGCTCCAATTCGAGCGGCAGCTGCGGCAGCAGCTGCGGCGGCGACAGTGGATGCGGCAGCGGTTGCGGCGGAGGTGGAGATTGA
- a CDS encoding glycine-rich domain-containing protein encodes MIATEHPLWIALREYRVGPADAALTFEARLARENGWSAAFSETVMDEYRRFLFLAMTAGHMVVPSDAVDQAWHLHLTYSRDYWDRLCGQVLAAPLHHGPTSGGAEEGGRYAHYYAETLASYERLFGTLPPEKIWPSAWRRFHVDPHARRVALADVWIVPRRTLRLGATAAAVIALAGVALWAWG; translated from the coding sequence ATGATCGCCACAGAGCATCCGCTCTGGATTGCCCTTCGCGAGTATCGCGTCGGTCCCGCCGACGCCGCCCTGACCTTCGAGGCTCGGCTGGCCCGGGAAAATGGCTGGTCCGCCGCTTTTTCCGAAACGGTGATGGACGAATATCGCCGCTTCCTGTTCCTCGCCATGACCGCGGGCCATATGGTCGTGCCGTCCGACGCGGTCGACCAGGCGTGGCACCTGCACCTTACCTATAGCCGCGACTATTGGGATCGCTTGTGCGGTCAGGTGTTGGCGGCGCCGCTCCACCATGGCCCGACCAGCGGCGGCGCCGAGGAAGGCGGGCGTTATGCCCATTATTACGCCGAAACACTGGCGAGCTATGAGCGGCTGTTCGGCACCCTTCCGCCCGAAAAAATCTGGCCCTCGGCGTGGCGGCGCTTTCATGTCGACCCGCACGCGCGTCGCGTCGCGCTCGCCGATGTGTGGATCGTGCCGCGCCGCACCCTTCGCCTTGGCGCCACCGCCGCGGCTGTGATAGCGCTGGCCGGGGTCGCGCTGTGGGCATGGGGATGA
- a CDS encoding alkylphosphonate utilization protein produces the protein MADDDYVYDEASGEWMSASDIAARDAAASAGPEVRDAVGNLLTDGDSVALIKDLTVKGAGQTLKVGTVIKSIRLTGDAQEIDCRHDGIKGLVLRAEFVRKR, from the coding sequence ATGGCCGACGATGATTATGTCTATGACGAAGCGAGCGGCGAATGGATGTCCGCAAGCGATATCGCGGCGCGCGATGCTGCCGCATCGGCAGGTCCCGAGGTGCGCGACGCGGTCGGCAATCTGCTCACCGACGGTGACAGCGTGGCGCTGATCAAGGATTTGACGGTCAAAGGCGCGGGCCAGACGCTCAAGGTCGGCACGGTGATCAAGTCGATCCGCCTGACCGGCGACGCGCAGGAAATCGACTGCCGCCACGACGGCATCAAGGGGCTGGTGCTGCGCGCGGAGTTCGTTCGCAAGCGCTGA